One genomic window of Cyprinus carpio isolate SPL01 chromosome B8, ASM1834038v1, whole genome shotgun sequence includes the following:
- the LOC109082345 gene encoding forkhead box protein P1-like isoform X5 → MTHSMWEGGNFRLSFLSYKDPFTLIFNQNSTGRQRLTTKAQVFFRLLTSGMPQSERESDKRVSGRENERQPPLKEERDASPPLLNESSSPQHVEHLSSGVRSVSELHSVRAADEQRMQFLQVVFQNSPAGPIRPSVLRSTALLLQANESHQTTMNRRKDTGPSEAVAGSSQHRKQFPRFQSHSPVESETQRSSSLFVNGQCRWPSCDRVFEGYTHFLRHLNRDHSTDEKTIAQWRVQQDLVRHMENQLIQEKQKLHAMQLHLQLFECVSTRTGAATGWGRPLALNLPPLGEPDGRTERASVAPVRQEPCHIPPPHLLPVESWWSTTMTTVEVLRLLASCCHTWHGDHKGSLRSGPNVVQTLSAGVLLISRLLSNLDFAFARCIVQEYYRK, encoded by the exons ATGACACATTCTATGTGGGAAGGTGGCAACTTCAG attgtCATTTTTATCCTATAAAGATCCTTTCACTCTCATTTTTAACCAGAACAGCACAGGAAGACAACGACTGACTACAAAGGCGCAAG TCTTTTTCAGACTCTTGACTTCAGGAATGCCTcagtctgagagagagagtgacaaaAGAGTGAGTGGGAGAGAAAATGAACGACAGCCACCACTAAAAGAAGAGCGCGACGCATCTCCCCCTCTGTTAAACGAATCCTCTTCACCCCAACATGTGGAACATCTTTCTTCTGGAGTACGTTCTGTGAGTGAGCTTCATTCTGTG AGAGCTGCTGATGAGCAACGGATGCAGTTTCTTCAGGTGGTGTTTCAGAATTCTCCGGCTGGTCCGATCAGGCCGTCTGTACTTCGCTCTACAGCTCTCCTGCTTCAGG CAAATGAGAGCCACCAAACAACCATGAACAGAAGAAAAGACACAGGTCCCAGTGAAGCTGTTGCTGGATCAAGCCAGCACAGGAAACAGTTTCCCAGATTTCAGTCTCACAG CCCCGTCGAGTCCGAAACCCAGAGATCCAGCTCTCTTTTTGTAAACGGACAATGTCGCTGGCCAAGCTGTGACAGAGTCTTTGAAGGCTATACTCATTTTCTAAG ACATCTAAACCGAGACCACAGCACAGATGAGAAAACGATTGCACAGTGGCGAGTTCAACAAGACCTTGTGCGCCACATGGAGAATCAG CTCATTCAGGAGAAGCAGAAACTTCATGCCATGCAGCTTCACCTTCAGCTGTTTGAATGCGTCTCGACACGTACC GGAGCTGCTACAGGCTGGGGGAGGCCGCTGGCACTAAATTTGCCCCCGTTGGGGGAGCCAGATGGCAGGACAGAGAGAGCTAGTGTAGCGCCGGTACGACAGGAACCCTGCCACATACCCCCACCACACCTGCTGCCAG TTGAAAGTTGGTGGTCTACCACTATGACTACAGTTGAAGTTTTGAGATTGCTTGCTTCCTGTTGCCACACTTGGCATGGAGACCACAAAGGAAGCCTAAGATCTGGACCAAATGTAGTTCAGACCCTCTCAGCTGGAGTTTTGCTCATAAGCCGTCTATTATCAAACCTCGATTTTGCATTTGCTAGATGCATTGTGCAAGAATATTATCGAAAATGA